The following DNA comes from Quercus robur chromosome 1, dhQueRobu3.1, whole genome shotgun sequence.
AGTAACTCGATATATATAGcatcgagatacgttgaagaccgttgtctccacttagattcctcttggactgcctctggaccagtccaattaTCTGGGCTGGTCCAGGAAGCCCAgtcaacttaactcgatttcGTGGTTACCGAGTTATGTTGAGAGTAACTCGATATATATAGcatcgagatacgttgaagaccgttgtctgcacttagattcctcttggactgcctctggaccagtccaattaTCTGGGCTGGTTCAGGAAGCCCAgtcaacttaactcgatttcGTGGTTACCGAGTTATGTTGAGAGTAACTCGATATATATAGcatcgagatacgttgaagaccgttgtctccacttagattcctcttggactgcctctggaccagtccaattaTCTGGGCTGGTCCAGGAAGCCCAgtcaacttaactcgatttcGTGGTTACCGAGTTATGTTGAGAGTAACTCGATATATATAGcatcgagatacgttgaagaccgttgtctgcacttagattcctcttggactgcctctggaccagtccaattaTCTGGGCTGGGTAAGGAAGCCCAgtcaacttaactcgatttAGTGGTTACCGAGTTATGTTGAGAGAAACTCGATATATATAGaatcgagatacgttgaagaccATTGTCTACAATTGTTACCGAGTTATTCCCATGTAACTTAACTCGATTTCTTTATAAGCGAGTTATTcccatataactcgatttcttgTGTATCGAGTAATTCTACTTTAACCTGATGTTCAGGATATCGAGTTACTTCAAATGGACTTCCAAACCACCACACACAACATGGATTCCTCTGAGATACACTGCGCACAGCATGGACTCCTTTTAGTCCCAgtacacataactcgatttcttAATAATCGGGTTATGTGTATGACCAACCCACTATTTAGTGCTCAAACGTACGAAGCAGCAACTGTTCAACTTCTTCTCAGCGAAAGTTTGGAGAACCAGAACAATGGCTTCTCAATGGCGGAGAGACAACGACGATGGTCCTGCTGATCGGTCCCCACACTTTTTCAAGATTATTCTGCAGAATGCTGTTCAGGAAGGAAAGCTTGTAAGTATGctcaaatttataaattctaTCATTGTCTGAAAATCATATGCTAATACACTTCGAACACTTCATCTTCTTTATTTGTGATTGTTGAAATATGTACATTTGTTACATGTAGTCAGAAAAACTTTCATTTTGCAATACGTAGGTTACACTTTAAGAAGAACACAGTCACATAACAGAGTACTTTTGCATCGTACACTtttatatgaacaaaaaatgaaacagGGATATAAGCGCATGGTAGAGATTGAGGaaaaatatgaaggaaattcacagtttaatatatattcttttggAGTGGACCTGTCAAATGTACAAcatttccccaaaattttttacatttcaacAACAACAGAGAAATGTAAAAGTGTAGAGGTTgatggttattttggttataAGATTAGGTTGTATAAATTGGTTTCAAAATTCATAAGAGTTGTTACTGTTATAGCTATTAAATATAACGTCAATGTTGCaggattacattttattttgtttgattttcttttcttttttgtgtggggGTGGGGGCCTGTAACTAAGAAGTATTCTGCCATcattcaaacttttattttctagcATTGTGTATAAGGATTGATTGCATGTGTTTATTTCCCTAGCCTGCATTTATGTTATGGAGATTCTTTTTACAGCGGATTCCAGATAAGTTCGTGCAGAAATTTGGAGTGGACCTGTCAGATATGGCCTTTCTCACTATTCCAAATGGTAGAAAATGGAAAGTCAAGTTGGCACAACATGCTGGGGGGGTTTGGTTTCAAAATGGTTGGTCCGAATTTGCAAGCTCTCATGGTGTAGCCGTGGGGCACTTGCTGGTTttcaaatatgaaggaaattcacaGTTTCATGTACTCATATTTGATGCCACTGCAACAGAAATAGACTATACTTTAGACGACGAACAACATGTACATCATAGGATCGAAGATGATGAGAGTGATGACAGCTCTGTTGAAATCATCAAACACTTTTATAGGGGAGAGGGTTCAGGTTTGAATGTTACACTTTTGTAAGCAACTGCTTGATTTGTTTAGCTTCTGCTCTATTAATTTTATGTGCATGACTTCgtattttcaacttctttcaGGATCAGCCCATCCTAAGAAAGACGGTGGTGTAGCTAAAAATCTTGTTATAGCCAATGCTTTTAAATCAGAAAATCCCCTTTTCACTGTTACCATGCGTCCATCCTACATTAATGGCAAGGATCGTGCGGTAAGCTTTTAGCTTCactaaaatggaatatttttgtaatttagaaaTGCAACTCCCATTAACTGTCATTTTTCATAGATCAATTAGAAAGATTGTCACACTAGATACTTGTGGCTGGACATTTTGTTGGTaatgattttttcttatttgtgtttttaggtGAAAAGATGTAGATCAATTAGATACTTGTTGCTGgaatatatttgttaaatatctATTATTGTTCCTTGTACAGAGTTTACCCCAACACATTATCAACTACTTACCAAGAGACGGGTTTACCAAGGACTACACCAAAGCAAGTATACTCCCTGTCAAGCTCCAGATTGTGGACCGATTATGGCCTGTGAAGCTATACATTTATG
Coding sequences within:
- the LOC126706445 gene encoding B3 domain-containing protein At4g01580-like; this encodes MASQWRRDNDDGPADRSPHFFKIILQNAVQEGKLRIPDKFVQKFGVDLSDMAFLTIPNGRKWKVKLAQHAGGVWFQNGWSEFASSHGVAVGHLLVFKYEGNSQFHVLIFDATATEIDYTLDDEQHVHHRIEDDESDDSSVEIIKHFYRGEGSGSAHPKKDGGVAKNLVIANAFKSENPLFTVTMRPSYINGKDRASLPQHIINYLPRDGFTKDYTKASILPVKLQIVDRLWPVKLYIYERSGGSSCVVSAGWSAFVRENSLQVGDVCVFELIMRDGVVLNVHIFKCED